One genomic window of Nakamurella panacisegetis includes the following:
- a CDS encoding acyl-CoA thioesterase: MHKNQPGRRYVTDVRVRWSDLDAYGHVNNARALTLLEEARVDWLFTEATRRGAAALTGGMVVSRMSVHYKRSITFGEQVKVSMGVVELKSVSTTIDYVVTVDDQVSITATTQLVPVDPVNWRPRRWDSAERAFLTEYLAG; this comes from the coding sequence GTGCACAAGAACCAGCCGGGTCGCCGGTACGTCACCGACGTCAGGGTGCGATGGTCCGACCTGGATGCCTACGGACATGTGAACAATGCCCGGGCCCTGACCCTCCTCGAGGAGGCGCGGGTCGACTGGCTGTTCACCGAGGCCACCCGCCGCGGCGCCGCGGCGCTGACCGGCGGCATGGTCGTGTCACGGATGTCGGTCCACTACAAGCGGTCGATCACCTTCGGCGAGCAGGTCAAGGTCTCGATGGGCGTGGTCGAACTCAAGAGCGTGTCCACCACGATCGACTATGTCGTCACGGTCGACGACCAGGTGTCCATCACCGCCACCACCCAGCTGGTGCCGGTCGATCCGGTGAACTGGCGGCCCCGGCGCTGGGACAGCGCCGAGCGAGCCTTCCTCACCGAATACCTGGCCGGCTGA
- a CDS encoding NAD-glutamate dehydrogenase translates to MTQTDQNPATRGAKAGGMSSVDQASLLRPDIADLLQAYYTHVPEEDRPRDPQDVLGIVDSHLRVARHRRTGTAAIRIFNPSVTTDNGPGGWSATSTVIDIVNDDMPYVVESVVSAITAAGVTVHRVLHPILAVRRSADGRLQDVVGESRRGLDPQDSLRESWVHILIDRLSDAERAETIEATLHTTLESVRAVVTDSAALIGAAAVVASELRSSFSPRSTQEVAEATDFLYWLTAGNLTFLGYRCDEAAPVGDSHALHPVPGTGLGILRDGLASAAGFDDEWVNADATAGHLVLTQTSGGTPLSREAPPFSVAVRILGPAGQIIRQHRFLGILTPRALNAEITATPVLRQTVAQVLASLGAAPDSYTGQRAMELLATYPRAELFWAPPQLVLDTMNGVLQLSSRRRLRAYLQPDPFGRFTSVLVYLPRDRYTTDARLAMQRVLLETLQGKDIRYTARVGDSLLAAVHFTVVTDQAHPVTLDDAGIVELNRNLRATIRTWEDRLVQAVVGGDEELDTAAALARYGEAFDEAYKEDYQVDDAVSDLRALDALAGPDDLGLRFTVSPAHTAENRRLKLYVTGGTVTLSRVLPVLQSLGAEVIDERPYEVRRSDGTPSRIYDFGLRFPADLLPDENELSAVRERFSAAFVAVWNNQAEIDGFNSLVLVAGLDWRSVAVFRAYARYLRQIGTPYTQRYLEQVLIANPSICADLAALFAARFDPDAFEGGPAIGPARSAEIDRLTESITVALDEVISLDADRILRTYLAVITATDRTNVYRVGADGGFRAAMSFKLDPHKIPGVPKPVPAHEIWVYSPRLEGVHLRFGAVARGGLRWSDRPEDFRTEVLGLVKAQEVKNAVIVPVGAKGGFVLKRQPAPTGDAAADRDAFQAEGVACYRLFIASLLDLTDNRIGSTVVGPDRVIRHDADDPYLVVAADKGTATFSDIANGVAADYGFWLGDAFASGGSVGYDHKAMGITARGAWESVKHHFREIGVDTQTQDFTCVGIGDMSGDVFGNGMLLSEHIRLVAAFDHRHVFIDPDPDPAVGFAERRRLFDKPRSSWADYDTALISAGGGVFPRTAKAILISEEMRRALGIDAGIKSMSPVELIKAALLAPVDLLWNGGIGTYIKASTEVNAAAGDKANDAVRVNGAELRAKVVGEGGNLGVTQLGRIEFARAGGRINTDAIDNSAGVDTSDHEVNIKIALQPALAEHKLTEQGRDELLASMTDEVGALVLADNTAQNRVLGVSRHHGVPMLSVHARLIDHLVASGRLDRALEFLPSHAQIAARIAAGEPLTSPELSVLLAYVKAALSEAMLADGLPDEPAFADRLGDYFPQALRAAAADGVVDIAGHPLAREIVTTMTVNEVVNGAGITYPFRLFEEMGASYTDAIRAYTVITRVFGLRELWADIAAQDNLIPSACQDSLYLEARRLLDRGARWILTHRPSPLDVGQEISRYADAVVELTPKMPRLVQGVEHDNVRADAARLMAQGAPGDLANRVAYCLYTFSVLDIVDVATQVDAPLLEAAEMYYALSAHLDFDRILSAVTGLERGDRWHALARQALRDDLYRSMRLITADVLTGTDAGADVAWRIEQWEGQSVAKLTRARDTLAQIAASGAGDLAALSVAASEVRSMVR, encoded by the coding sequence ATGACTCAGACGGACCAGAACCCGGCCACTCGCGGTGCGAAGGCAGGCGGGATGAGCTCGGTGGATCAGGCGTCACTGCTGCGGCCGGACATCGCCGACCTGCTGCAGGCCTACTACACCCACGTCCCGGAGGAAGATCGTCCACGCGATCCCCAGGACGTACTCGGCATCGTCGACAGCCATTTGCGAGTGGCCCGCCATCGCCGGACCGGCACGGCCGCCATCCGGATCTTCAATCCGAGCGTCACCACCGACAATGGGCCCGGCGGCTGGTCGGCCACCTCCACCGTGATCGACATCGTCAACGACGACATGCCGTACGTGGTGGAGTCCGTGGTGAGCGCGATCACCGCCGCCGGGGTCACGGTTCACCGCGTGCTGCATCCGATCCTCGCGGTTCGACGGTCCGCCGACGGCCGACTCCAGGACGTGGTGGGCGAGTCCCGCCGTGGTCTCGACCCGCAGGACTCGCTTCGGGAGTCCTGGGTGCACATCCTGATCGATCGGTTGTCCGACGCGGAGCGGGCCGAAACGATCGAGGCCACCCTGCACACGACGCTGGAATCGGTCCGGGCCGTCGTGACCGACTCGGCTGCGCTGATCGGTGCGGCCGCCGTGGTCGCCTCCGAACTGCGCTCCTCGTTCTCGCCCCGGTCGACCCAGGAAGTGGCCGAGGCCACCGACTTCCTGTACTGGTTGACCGCCGGCAACCTCACCTTTCTCGGCTATCGGTGCGACGAGGCCGCCCCAGTCGGCGATTCCCATGCGCTGCACCCGGTCCCGGGCACCGGCCTGGGGATCCTGCGGGACGGTCTGGCCTCGGCGGCCGGGTTCGACGACGAATGGGTCAACGCCGACGCGACCGCCGGGCACCTTGTCCTGACCCAGACCTCCGGCGGAACCCCGCTGTCCCGGGAAGCCCCACCGTTCTCCGTCGCCGTGCGGATCCTGGGGCCGGCCGGGCAGATCATCCGCCAGCACCGCTTCCTGGGCATCCTCACCCCCCGGGCACTGAACGCCGAGATCACCGCCACCCCCGTGCTCCGGCAGACCGTGGCCCAGGTGCTCGCGTCGTTGGGTGCCGCGCCGGACTCCTACACCGGGCAGCGGGCGATGGAGTTGCTCGCCACCTACCCCAGGGCCGAGTTGTTCTGGGCGCCCCCGCAACTGGTCCTGGACACCATGAACGGGGTCCTGCAGCTGTCCAGCCGCCGCCGCCTCCGGGCCTACCTGCAGCCCGACCCGTTCGGGCGTTTCACCTCGGTGTTGGTCTACCTGCCTCGGGACCGGTACACCACCGACGCACGGCTGGCCATGCAGCGTGTGCTGCTGGAGACGTTGCAGGGCAAGGACATCCGTTACACCGCACGGGTCGGCGACTCGTTGCTGGCCGCCGTGCACTTCACTGTGGTGACCGACCAGGCCCACCCGGTGACGTTGGACGACGCGGGCATCGTCGAGCTGAACCGCAACCTCCGGGCGACCATCCGGACCTGGGAGGACCGGTTGGTGCAGGCCGTGGTGGGGGGCGACGAGGAACTGGACACCGCTGCGGCGCTGGCCCGCTACGGCGAGGCGTTCGACGAGGCGTACAAGGAGGACTACCAGGTCGACGACGCCGTCTCCGACCTGCGGGCCCTTGATGCCCTGGCCGGCCCCGACGACCTGGGTCTGCGCTTCACCGTGTCACCGGCCCACACCGCCGAGAACCGCCGCCTGAAGCTCTACGTCACCGGCGGTACGGTCACCTTGTCCCGGGTGCTTCCGGTCCTGCAGAGCCTGGGCGCCGAGGTGATCGACGAGCGGCCCTACGAGGTTCGTCGGTCGGACGGAACTCCTTCCCGCATCTACGATTTCGGCCTCCGGTTTCCGGCTGACCTGCTGCCCGACGAGAACGAACTGTCCGCCGTCCGGGAGCGGTTCTCGGCCGCCTTCGTCGCCGTGTGGAACAACCAGGCCGAGATCGACGGGTTCAATTCACTGGTGCTGGTGGCCGGACTGGACTGGCGGTCGGTGGCCGTGTTCCGGGCCTACGCCCGGTACCTACGGCAGATCGGCACCCCTTACACCCAGCGCTATCTCGAACAGGTCCTGATCGCGAACCCGTCGATCTGTGCCGATCTGGCCGCGCTGTTCGCCGCCCGGTTCGATCCGGACGCGTTCGAGGGCGGCCCGGCGATCGGTCCCGCCCGCTCGGCCGAGATCGACCGCCTCACCGAGTCGATCACCGTCGCCCTCGACGAGGTCATCAGCCTCGACGCCGACCGAATCCTGCGGACGTACCTGGCCGTGATCACGGCCACCGACCGGACCAACGTCTACCGGGTCGGCGCTGACGGGGGTTTCCGGGCCGCGATGTCGTTCAAGCTCGACCCGCACAAGATTCCCGGTGTTCCGAAACCCGTTCCGGCTCACGAGATCTGGGTGTACTCGCCGCGACTGGAGGGGGTGCATCTGCGGTTCGGTGCGGTCGCTCGGGGTGGCCTGCGCTGGTCGGATCGCCCGGAGGACTTCCGGACCGAGGTACTCGGCCTGGTCAAGGCGCAAGAGGTCAAGAACGCCGTCATCGTCCCGGTCGGGGCGAAGGGCGGATTCGTCCTCAAGCGGCAGCCCGCGCCGACCGGTGACGCGGCCGCCGACCGAGATGCCTTCCAGGCCGAGGGCGTCGCCTGCTACCGGTTGTTCATCGCCTCGTTGCTGGACCTCACCGACAATCGGATCGGCAGTACCGTCGTCGGGCCGGATCGGGTGATCCGTCACGACGCCGACGACCCGTACCTGGTGGTCGCGGCGGACAAGGGGACGGCCACCTTCTCCGACATCGCCAACGGCGTGGCGGCCGACTACGGCTTCTGGTTGGGAGACGCCTTCGCCTCGGGCGGAAGCGTCGGCTACGACCACAAGGCGATGGGCATCACCGCGCGCGGCGCGTGGGAGTCGGTCAAGCACCACTTCCGGGAGATCGGCGTGGACACCCAGACCCAGGATTTCACCTGCGTCGGGATCGGCGACATGTCCGGGGACGTCTTCGGCAACGGCATGCTGCTGTCCGAGCACATCCGGTTGGTCGCGGCGTTCGACCACCGCCACGTCTTCATCGACCCGGACCCCGACCCGGCCGTCGGCTTCGCCGAGCGCCGGCGGTTGTTCGACAAGCCGCGCTCGTCGTGGGCCGACTACGACACCGCGCTGATCTCGGCCGGCGGCGGGGTCTTCCCCCGCACCGCCAAGGCCATTCTCATCAGCGAGGAGATGCGGCGCGCACTCGGCATCGACGCCGGCATCAAGTCCATGTCTCCGGTCGAGTTGATCAAGGCCGCCTTGCTCGCGCCGGTCGACCTGCTGTGGAACGGCGGCATCGGCACCTACATCAAGGCCTCGACCGAGGTCAACGCGGCGGCCGGCGACAAGGCGAACGACGCGGTTCGGGTCAACGGTGCCGAACTCCGCGCCAAGGTGGTCGGTGAGGGTGGCAATCTCGGCGTCACCCAGCTCGGTCGGATCGAGTTCGCCCGGGCCGGTGGTCGGATCAACACCGATGCCATCGACAACTCGGCCGGCGTCGACACCTCCGATCACGAGGTCAACATCAAGATCGCCCTGCAGCCCGCGTTGGCGGAGCACAAGCTGACCGAGCAGGGTCGGGACGAACTGCTGGCATCGATGACGGACGAGGTCGGCGCGCTCGTACTGGCCGACAACACCGCGCAGAACCGGGTGCTGGGGGTCTCCCGCCACCACGGCGTTCCGATGCTGTCCGTGCACGCCCGCCTGATCGATCACCTGGTGGCCTCCGGCCGGCTCGACCGGGCACTGGAGTTCCTGCCCAGCCACGCACAGATCGCGGCTCGGATCGCCGCCGGCGAACCCCTCACCTCACCGGAACTCTCGGTGCTGCTGGCGTACGTCAAGGCGGCCCTGTCCGAGGCCATGCTCGCCGACGGCCTGCCCGACGAGCCGGCGTTCGCCGACCGTCTGGGCGACTACTTCCCCCAGGCTCTCCGGGCCGCCGCGGCCGACGGGGTGGTCGACATCGCCGGGCACCCGCTGGCCCGGGAGATCGTCACCACGATGACGGTGAACGAGGTGGTCAACGGGGCCGGCATCACCTACCCGTTCCGGCTGTTCGAGGAGATGGGGGCGTCGTACACCGACGCCATCCGGGCCTACACCGTGATCACCCGGGTGTTCGGCCTGCGGGAGCTGTGGGCCGACATCGCCGCGCAGGACAACCTGATCCCGTCCGCCTGCCAGGACTCCCTGTACCTCGAGGCCCGTCGGCTTCTGGACCGAGGTGCGCGATGGATCCTGACCCACCGGCCCAGCCCGCTCGACGTGGGGCAGGAGATCAGCCGGTACGCGGATGCGGTCGTCGAACTGACCCCGAAGATGCCGCGCCTGGTCCAGGGCGTCGAGCACGACAACGTGCGGGCCGATGCCGCCCGGCTGATGGCGCAGGGTGCGCCGGGCGACCTGGCCAATCGGGTCGCCTACTGCCTGTACACGTTCAGTGTGCTGGACATCGTCGACGTGGCGACCCAGGTCGACGCGCCGCTGCTCGAGGCGGCCGAGATGTACTACGCGCTGTCCGCCCATCTGGACTTCGATCGGATCCTGTCCGCCGTCACCGGCCTGGAGCGAGGGGATCGGTGGCACGCGCTGGCCCGGCAGGCCCTGCGGGACGATCTGTACCGCTCCATGCGTCTGATCACGGCCGACGTGTTGACCGGCACCGATGCCGGCGCGGACGTCGCGTGGCGGATCGAGCAGTGGGAGGGGCAGAGCGTGGCCAAGCTGACCCGGGCCCGCGACACCCTGGCTCAGATCGCCGCGTCCGGCGCCGGGGACCTCGCGGCACTGTCGGTGGCGGCCAGCGAAGTGCGATCGATGGTCAGGTAG
- the ettA gene encoding energy-dependent translational throttle protein EttA: MPEFIYTMKKARKAHGDKVILDDVTMSFYPGAKIGVVGPNGAGKSTILKIMAGLDTPSNGEAFLTPGFSVGILMQEPELDESKTVLENIQSAYGDINAKMARFNEIAELMATDYSDQLMEEMGELQEVLDHANAWDLEAQIDQAMDALRCPPGDADVKVLSGGERRRVALCQLLLSAPDLLLLDEPTNHLDAESVLWLEQFLSSYAGAVLAVTHDRYFLDNVAQWIAEVDRGRLIPYEGNYSTYLEKKADRMSVEGRKDAKLAKRLREELAWVRSGAKARQAKNKARLDRYEEMAAEADRTRKLDFEEIQIPPGPRLGSIVVEVEKLRKGFGDRVLIDGLSFTLPRNGIVGVIGPNGVGKTTLFKTIVGLEDPDDGRVKVGETVKLSYVDQNRGGLDAKKNVWETVSDGLDFIKVGHTEMPSRAYVSAFGFKGPDQQKPAGVLSGGERNRLNLALTLKEGGNLILLDEPTNDLDVETLSSLENALENFPGCAVVISHDRWFLDRTCTHILAWEGNDDDPAQWFFFEGNFSDYEKNKISRMGADAARPHRVTHRKLTRES; encoded by the coding sequence TTGCCAGAGTTCATTTACACGATGAAGAAGGCCCGCAAGGCCCATGGGGACAAGGTCATCCTGGATGACGTCACCATGTCGTTCTACCCCGGCGCGAAGATCGGTGTGGTCGGGCCCAACGGCGCCGGCAAGTCGACGATTCTCAAGATCATGGCCGGGCTCGACACCCCGAGCAACGGCGAGGCGTTCCTCACCCCCGGGTTCTCCGTCGGCATCCTCATGCAGGAACCGGAACTGGACGAGAGCAAGACCGTGCTGGAGAACATCCAGTCGGCCTACGGCGACATCAACGCCAAGATGGCCCGGTTCAACGAGATCGCCGAGCTCATGGCCACCGACTACTCCGACCAGTTGATGGAGGAGATGGGGGAGCTGCAGGAAGTCCTCGACCACGCCAACGCCTGGGACCTGGAGGCGCAGATCGACCAGGCCATGGACGCCCTGCGTTGCCCGCCCGGGGACGCCGACGTCAAGGTGCTCTCCGGTGGTGAGCGCCGCCGGGTCGCGCTCTGCCAACTGTTGCTGTCGGCTCCGGACCTGCTGCTGCTCGACGAGCCCACCAACCATCTCGACGCAGAGTCGGTGCTGTGGCTGGAACAGTTCCTGTCCAGCTACGCCGGCGCCGTCCTGGCCGTCACTCACGACCGGTACTTCCTGGACAACGTCGCGCAGTGGATCGCCGAGGTCGACCGCGGCCGGTTGATCCCCTACGAGGGCAACTACTCCACGTACCTGGAGAAGAAGGCCGACCGCATGTCGGTCGAGGGCCGCAAGGACGCGAAACTGGCCAAGCGGCTGCGGGAGGAACTGGCCTGGGTCCGGTCGGGGGCGAAGGCCCGCCAGGCCAAGAACAAGGCCCGGCTCGATCGGTACGAGGAGATGGCGGCCGAGGCCGACCGCACCCGCAAGCTCGACTTCGAGGAGATCCAGATCCCGCCGGGACCGCGACTCGGATCGATCGTGGTCGAGGTGGAGAAGCTCCGCAAGGGCTTCGGGGACCGCGTGCTGATCGACGGGCTCTCGTTCACGTTGCCGCGCAACGGCATCGTCGGGGTGATCGGTCCGAACGGGGTCGGCAAGACCACCCTGTTCAAGACCATCGTCGGGCTGGAGGACCCCGACGACGGCCGGGTGAAGGTCGGCGAGACGGTCAAGCTTTCCTACGTCGACCAGAACCGCGGTGGCCTCGACGCCAAGAAGAACGTGTGGGAAACCGTGTCCGACGGCCTTGACTTCATCAAGGTCGGACACACCGAGATGCCCTCGCGGGCCTACGTCTCCGCGTTCGGGTTCAAGGGTCCGGACCAGCAGAAGCCGGCCGGGGTCCTCTCCGGTGGCGAGCGCAACCGGCTCAACCTGGCCCTGACCCTCAAAGAGGGCGGCAACCTGATCCTGCTCGACGAACCGACCAACGACCTCGACGTGGAAACCCTCAGTTCGCTGGAGAACGCGCTGGAGAACTTCCCCGGTTGCGCCGTGGTCATCTCGCACGATCGTTGGTTCCTCGACCGCACCTGCACCCACATCCTGGCCTGGGAGGGCAACGACGACGACCCGGCCCAGTGGTTCTTCTTCGAGGGCAACTTCTCCGACTACGAGAAGAACAAGATCTCGCGAATGGGCGCTGACGCGGCCCGTCCGCACCGGGTCACCCATCGCAAGCTGACCCGCGAGAGCTGA
- a CDS encoding single-stranded DNA-binding protein translates to MRFDGAELRMSGRAVTNPVISSSNSERVTFRAVSTERRYDDAVGEWVDGDEFATTVVCWGKLGVQVLQMVRKGDPVVLDGRMVSRRFERNGATEYMQECKADHVGFDIGRSNNRVMRNPRHASENPESESATTAGAAADVAAADPTGEKDPFALARTAAEEPELAGAPF, encoded by the coding sequence ATGAGATTCGACGGGGCAGAGTTGCGGATGTCGGGCCGGGCGGTCACCAACCCGGTGATCTCCAGCAGCAACAGCGAGCGGGTGACGTTCCGCGCGGTGTCGACCGAGCGGCGCTACGACGACGCGGTGGGCGAGTGGGTCGACGGTGACGAGTTCGCCACCACGGTGGTGTGCTGGGGGAAACTCGGCGTTCAGGTGCTGCAGATGGTGCGCAAGGGCGACCCGGTGGTCCTGGACGGCCGGATGGTCAGCCGCCGTTTCGAGCGCAACGGCGCAACCGAGTACATGCAGGAGTGCAAGGCCGACCACGTGGGTTTTGACATCGGTCGGTCCAACAACCGGGTGATGCGCAATCCGCGGCATGCCTCGGAGAACCCGGAGTCGGAATCGGCCACCACGGCCGGCGCGGCGGCTGATGTCGCCGCGGCCGACCCGACCGGCGAGAAGGACCCGTTCGCCCTGGCCCGCACGGCGGCCGAGGAACCGGAGCTGGCCGGCGCGCCGTTCTGA
- a CDS encoding cytochrome c oxidase assembly protein: protein MPDATSLDAGDVLETDLPSDPAPTPPDAGVGEADAGGPIEPAEPDAPPAQTGPGDRWRVTAIALATVVIGACVSIVISIFLPSRYAVAGIADSGQFTELTLAGMKALFDLSAALTVGWLIAAFALAAPQKSGIFDVGGYRAIRAASLSAWVWTAVSLAMLPLTVADQRGITLARALNADDLKAGIQQFPVIRGYLICAVIAVLIALISRVVMRPGWAFVLLLAGIGALLPQALGGHASGTDDHDVAVDTMIFHLIGISIWIGGLLAFLGMVRQNVPHLPSIARRYSNLALIAFIAVALSGLVNAYIRITYVSDLWTTAYGRLVVVKAIALIALGIFGYAQRKRALPAIAGGKRRPLVRLAMMELVVMGATVGVAAALGRTAPPAPNGVLATGLNATVEPILGFPLSGPPTLLRLLFDWRFDYLLGTAAVVMAVLYLVAVRRLRRRGDAWPPGRTWGWMLGCLVILIATSSGLGRYASTQFSLHMIAHMLLGMVVPILLVLGAPVTLALRALPVAGRNNPPGLREGIVAAVHGRMARFLTHPLVVLPLFIGSFYAIYFTGLFDSMIQSHFGHLVMSVHFMVVGYLYYWVIIGIDPGPRRVQPMVKLALLLAALPFHAFFGLALMNSHSLLAANYYHDLALPWVTDLIGDQRLGGAIAWGATELPIIIVLIALLSQWAKADDRENKRVDRHKDLAGDEELQAYNNMLAGMAGPPTSDSSPPTASKTSSEEPPPADE, encoded by the coding sequence GTGCCCGATGCGACGTCCCTCGACGCCGGTGACGTTCTGGAAACGGATCTGCCGAGCGACCCTGCCCCCACCCCGCCCGACGCGGGAGTGGGTGAAGCGGACGCGGGAGGCCCGATCGAGCCGGCCGAACCGGACGCGCCGCCGGCGCAGACCGGACCGGGTGACCGCTGGCGGGTGACGGCCATCGCGCTGGCCACCGTTGTGATCGGCGCGTGCGTCTCGATCGTGATCTCGATCTTCCTCCCGTCGCGTTACGCGGTGGCCGGTATCGCTGACTCGGGTCAGTTCACCGAGTTGACGCTGGCCGGGATGAAGGCGCTGTTCGACCTGTCGGCCGCGCTCACGGTCGGATGGCTGATCGCCGCCTTTGCCCTGGCGGCGCCGCAGAAGTCCGGCATCTTCGACGTGGGCGGGTACCGGGCGATCCGGGCCGCCTCGCTCTCGGCCTGGGTGTGGACCGCGGTCTCGTTGGCGATGTTGCCGTTGACGGTCGCTGACCAGCGGGGGATCACCCTGGCCAGGGCTCTGAACGCCGACGATCTGAAGGCCGGCATCCAGCAGTTCCCGGTCATCCGCGGCTACCTGATCTGCGCCGTCATCGCCGTTCTCATCGCGCTGATCTCTCGTGTCGTGATGCGCCCGGGCTGGGCGTTCGTGCTGCTGCTGGCGGGCATCGGTGCGTTGCTCCCGCAGGCCCTGGGCGGCCACGCGTCCGGCACCGACGACCACGACGTCGCGGTGGACACCATGATCTTCCATCTGATCGGCATCTCCATCTGGATCGGCGGGCTGCTCGCCTTCCTGGGCATGGTGCGCCAGAACGTTCCGCACCTGCCGTCGATCGCCCGGCGCTACTCGAACCTGGCCCTGATCGCGTTCATCGCGGTCGCCCTGTCGGGTCTGGTCAACGCCTACATCCGCATCACCTACGTCTCCGACCTCTGGACCACCGCCTACGGCCGGCTGGTCGTGGTGAAGGCGATCGCTCTGATCGCGCTCGGCATCTTCGGCTACGCCCAGCGCAAACGGGCCCTCCCGGCGATCGCCGGAGGCAAGCGCCGCCCGCTGGTTCGGCTGGCCATGATGGAACTGGTCGTCATGGGGGCGACCGTCGGTGTCGCCGCGGCCCTGGGCCGCACCGCGCCGCCGGCCCCCAACGGTGTGTTGGCGACCGGGCTGAACGCGACCGTCGAGCCGATTCTGGGGTTCCCGCTGTCCGGTCCGCCCACGTTGCTGCGGTTGCTGTTCGACTGGCGGTTCGACTATCTGCTCGGAACCGCGGCGGTGGTCATGGCCGTGCTGTACCTGGTGGCCGTCCGACGGCTCCGCCGGCGCGGGGACGCGTGGCCCCCCGGCCGCACCTGGGGCTGGATGCTCGGCTGCCTCGTCATCTTGATCGCCACCTCGTCCGGCCTCGGCCGGTACGCCTCGACGCAGTTCTCGCTGCACATGATCGCCCACATGCTGCTGGGCATGGTCGTGCCGATCCTGCTGGTCCTCGGCGCCCCGGTCACCCTTGCGCTCCGCGCGCTCCCCGTGGCCGGCCGGAACAACCCGCCTGGGCTGCGCGAGGGCATCGTGGCCGCCGTGCACGGCCGGATGGCGCGCTTCCTGACCCACCCGCTGGTCGTGCTGCCGTTGTTCATCGGGTCGTTCTACGCGATCTACTTCACCGGGCTGTTCGACTCGATGATCCAGTCGCACTTCGGTCACCTGGTGATGAGCGTCCACTTCATGGTGGTCGGCTACCTGTACTACTGGGTGATCATCGGCATCGACCCGGGCCCGCGCCGGGTGCAGCCGATGGTCAAACTCGCACTGCTGCTCGCGGCGTTGCCGTTTCACGCCTTCTTCGGCCTCGCCCTGATGAACTCCCACTCGCTGCTGGCGGCGAACTACTACCACGACCTGGCGCTGCCCTGGGTGACCGATCTGATCGGCGATCAGCGACTCGGGGGCGCCATCGCCTGGGGCGCCACCGAATTGCCGATCATCATCGTGCTGATCGCCCTGCTGTCCCAGTGGGCCAAGGCCGACGATCGGGAGAACAAGCGCGTCGACCGCCACAAGGACCTCGCCGGCGACGAGGAACTACAGGCCTACAACAACATGTTGGCCGGCATGGCCGGCCCGCCGACTTCCGACTCCAGCCCGCCGACCGCCTCGAAGACGTCCTCCGAGGAGCCTCCGCCGGCCGACGAGTAG